ACTTGACAACCTTTGCCATCGTTTACGCTATCTACAACTGCCAACTTTATAGCGATTATTCTACAACAATGCACTGTGATGGCTCAACTCAAGAGTCTTCTATGTACCTTCTGTTATTTTGAATCTGAAGTATGTAGTACGTAGTACGTGCCAGTATCTGCTTATGAACCGATCATCAGTCTATTGCCTGATTTTGTAGTTTTGGATGATGCGGTTCAACACTTCaaacaaaagaaaagagcacggCAACATCTGTCGTCAGGTCCTCCAGGTCCAGGACGTGTGGTTGTGTGCGCGTGCGCTTCCCGCCGcccaccggccggccggccagacGGACCCCATCCAGCTGAGCCAAAACCGAACCCCCAGGGAGGCTCCAACCACGCCATGGACGCACGCACTCCACCACCCCACGTCCCCCAACTGCTACGCTCCCCCGACACCCAACTCACTGCCCACTGGCTCCGCCTCCGCCCGCGTCCGCGCAACTTCTCCAGCTCCAGGTCCCGCCTCCCGCGCCATATATAGGACCACGCACCCGCCCGGCCAGGCCACGCCGCAGCACCACCTCCCGCACGCACGCGCAGCCCCAGCCCACCCATTTCTTGGCCTTTGCTGCGCTCGTGCTTCTTGCCCTGCCCGATCGCCAACCATGGCAGCCGGCGCCGGCAAGTCGTCGAAGGAGGCGGACCCCGCGCGGTGCAGGAGGCACCCGAAGCACCGGCACGCGGCCGGGGTGTGCCCGTTCTGCCTACGCGATCGCCTGTCGCGCCTCTCCGCCACCGCGGCCGCCTCCGGCTCCGCGCGCGCCGGCGCCTCCGCGTCTTCGTCATCGCTGGGCTCCTCGCCGGGCTCGTCGTGGGAGGAGACCGTGGCGCAGTCGTCGTCGGCACAGGCGCCACGGCAGGCCCGCCGCGGGAGCCTCGCGCTGCTGCTGCGGCAGGAGGGcagggaggcggcggcgctggccgcGGGCCGCCGagcggagcaggaggaggagaggaaggcgaAGAGGGGCAACTTCTGGGCGCggctgcagcagcagctccaCCACGGTGGCTGGCACAAGGAAGACGTGTGCTCGGTGGCCGCAGAGAGAcagaacgccgccgccgccgccgcgcagcacGAGCGGGCGCCGGTGGTGTGATGCTCGATCAGGGTCAGGGGGTGGCGACCGACGGAGACCATGCGGATCGTGGACGAGCGCGTCGCGGTGCTCGGTTCTGTGATGTTACTGTGTTTACGCTGTTGATTACTACTAGCAATCTTTCGGTTTCTTTTCACAATGTCCTGTGACTGCTTCTGCCGTGGAATGGATGGCCGGGTGGCGAAAGGCGGCCTAATGGCTCGCCCATTTTGTAAACACCACTAAATGAAAGCTTGCACTTGGCTGTTCGCCGCTCCTTCGCAGTACTCTGCTGCCATGATCTCTGAACAAACTCTCGTTCACCTGTTCCAGGCTTATACCCCGTTCGGCTGGTCATGTCCCTGCTTATTTTAGTTTATTCTTCCTGATAGAATATTATTAAATCATCGAGAACCATTCAAAATTCACTGTTCAGTCCACCAGGCGAACGTGTTTAACTACTAGCCGTGCTGCAATCGGGTTGTTTACCTGTTTTGGCATGTTGTGGC
The nucleotide sequence above comes from Miscanthus floridulus cultivar M001 chromosome 18, ASM1932011v1, whole genome shotgun sequence. Encoded proteins:
- the LOC136524834 gene encoding uncharacterized protein, yielding MAAGAGKSSKEADPARCRRHPKHRHAAGVCPFCLRDRLSRLSATAAASGSARAGASASSSSLGSSPGSSWEETVAQSSSAQAPRQARRGSLALLLRQEGREAAALAAGRRAEQEEERKAKRGNFWARLQQQLHHGGWHKEDVCSVAAERQNAAAAAAQHERAPVV